In the genome of Phoenix dactylifera cultivar Barhee BC4 unplaced genomic scaffold, palm_55x_up_171113_PBpolish2nd_filt_p 000328F, whole genome shotgun sequence, the window GGAGGAATTGGGTGCATAGGAGGGCCACCAGGACCATCTCCCCCAGCTCTATCCGGTCGTAGTTGCTTCCCAAGTCTCGATCCACCAGTAAATCTAGCTTCTTCTCCTGATGCACCTTCCTCACCTGCATGCAAGAATCATGCAAAATGGAGGTATAAGAAAGGAGAATGTACTACTAGATCGCTACTAAAGTATTCATCCATATATGAAGATATTTATGGCGTCTTTTAGATATATAGAGACATTCATATACATTCATATTACCCAGTCGAGCATGGCGCCTTTCTGGTTAGGCCCCTTGCCAAACTCAAGGGCACGCTGTCCGGTGACAAGCTCGAGGAGGAGGATGCCGAAGCCAAAGACGTCAGTCTTGTCGGACGACTGGCCGGTGGAGAGGTACTCTGGAGCGATGTGGCCGACGGTGCCACGGACGGCGGTGGTGACATGGGAGTCTCCATGGTCGAGAAGCTTGGCGAGGCCAAAGTCGCCGACCACCGCCTCGCAGCAGTCGTCGAGGAGAACGTTGGCCGCCTTCACATCCCGGTGGATTATCTTTGGGTCGCATTGCTCGTGCAGGTACAGCAGACCCCTCGCTGCTCCCAGGGCTATCCGTTTCCTCGTGTTCCACTCCAGCGGCGGTTTACCTGggagagccaaaaaaaaaattcaaacacCTTAACGTGATCCCGTCACCGGAGGTGAGGAGGTTAAAGTCATTTTCTTCCGGTGGTCAAAATTGGTGTTTTAGATAAAGATTTAGGCTCCGACaaacttttttttgaaaaaagagagagaaagatttaGGCTTTAATGTCATATCATAGCCTCTCAACCAGGCTCATCAAATAACATAAGACATCTTATTTACGATTACATTCGACAGTGGCCCGACCATAGTAATACATCTGCCAAGAATGTATTCAAAGAAACCAATGAAATTGAGGATTGGATGACTTCTTACGTAATCAACTACTCTGAAAACACTCTATGGGCCGAAAAGAAGTAGTTATCTTAAATACttcgtaatttattattttttaattttattagaatATTTTGTATTGGTATTATATGATATAttcattttagaaaaaaaaatcaaaacaaaacaaaacaaaaggtaGCAAAGCCCCACAAGATGACGAGACGAACAGACGGCTACATCGGATATGGATTGTACCTAGAGGCAAATTAGACGGCAGATCTCGGAGGACGCACAAGAAGACCTAGAAGGAGCATCCAAAAGATGGTGTTGCTCGCAATCCGCATGTGGCTCCGGAAATAGAGTGGGGGAGGGTCCACCGTCGGTCAAATCGAGAGCACGTAAACGGAGTGTTACGGCCATCATTACATCGAGCCGACCGGGAAGAAGTACAAAATGTACGGTGATCGAGACGGCCAACAGGACTCAATAGGTTAAATAAAATGGGATCCGGTCACCGACATGAGGACCGGACCCACCCGCTAAAGCCTGCCCGCGGGGACAACTATAGTCCAGTCCGGCCCCCACGCGAGTACGAGGCCGGCATGGAGTTGGATTGGGATGGAGATTGGAGCAGCTGTTTAAATCGTTATTAGAGCGGTCCGCAGGAGCAGTGTACCGTACCCCGGAGACGGGAGGCGACGCTGCCGTTGGGCATGAAGGGGTAGACGAGAAGGCGCTCGCCGGCGGCGGTGGCGCAGTAGCCGAGGAGGCGGAGAAGGTTGCGGTGGACGGCGAGGCTGATCATCTCCACCTCCGTCCGGAACTGGGTCTCCCCCGCTGCGCCGGCGTCGTTCAGCCGCTTCACCGCCACCATGGTGCCGTCGGCGAGCCGCCCCCGGTACACGTGCCCAAAGCCCCCCTTCCCCAATAGATTCCGCCCGCTGAAATTCTCAGTCGCCGCCTGGAGCTCCCTCAGCCCGAACAGTCGGAGATTCCCCAGCCCCACCACCACCGCCCCCTCCCGCTCCCTCtctggggaaaaaaaagaagagaatttGATCATTCTGTgagagtttggatttttcttcgaGTTTAATGACAGCGAGAGATTTTGGTGACTAACCCTTGAGGCCGAGGTTGGAGCGGTCTTTCTTCGTCTTCCGCCaccagagaaggaggaagatgcagagaaggaaggaggaggCGCCGAAGCTGGTGCCAATGGCAACGGCTAGTTTCTGGGCCTTTGATCTCTCTGGATGAATTGAAAGCGATTCCCATGAATTAAAGAGTGCAGAGCTTTGCGATATTGGTGAGAGAGAAATGGGAGGAGATATTGATTACTTCGAGAAGACTCCAAGAGGAAGGGAAGAGGAACAGCGGTTGGTGTTCTCGAGCACTCTTCTATGCTTCCACTTCCACATATCAGAGGATTCCCCACTACACTGAGATGGagataaaaagagaaaagagagttAGAAACTCTGAAACGCGTTTTGGAATAGGGAGAACAGCGTCCAGGCGGGAAGAAGGAAGTGGGAGGAGAGAGGGCTGTCCTCACTTGAATGTTCTGGCGGGGAACAGGGAAACCGGTCGTCCGCTGAGGTTATTGTAAGACAAATCCCTGGAAAGGAGCAATCTTGGTTGCTATAAATCCAGAACAGAAACCAAAACAGAGGAGAGGAGAATTCCCTTTTTATGGAAGAATCATAAGGCTAAGCTATGGAGACTTACAGGAACGAGAGCTGAGGGATCCTTGATAGCGACACAGGGAAGGCTCCCGACAGGCTGTTGTTGTTTAGTCTCCTGTGCAGAGATCGAGGAAAAGTTTAGAATAATGAGAGGATTAAAGAACAAGAATGCACGCTCGAATAAGATTGTTGGGGATTTCCTTTGCACTCTTTTCATGCTTCCGAGATTTAAACCACTTACAGATATCGAAGGAGAGCAAGGCGACCCAAAGATCCGGGCACCTTTCCGGAGAAGTGGTTGTTCGAGAGATCCAGCGTCTGGAGCTTTCGGAGCTGTCCGAGCTCGGCCGGGAGTTCCCCTGTTAGGTTGTTGTTCTGAAGTAACCTGAAAGCCCATTAAAACAGAGTAATATAGAGAACAGAGGTGTATCCAAGAACTGGGAAGAAGGAAACGAAGATGGGATTTTGTGATCTTTTTTCAAGGTTTTATATGTTGTTCTCACACTTGCTGAAGATTGGTAAGGTTCCCAATCCTCCCAGAGAGCGTTCCTGATAGGCCTTGGCTCGGCGCTCCGctgcacaaaaaaaagaaaaaataataaaaagagcaTTAAATATTTAGAAAAGAATCCTTCTATAATACTCATTTAAAGTATAAGAATAGAAGTTTCTTGCAAATTCTGCAACCCAATAAGAACAACTCCAATGCAAATCCAACGAATCCTACGACAGCCTGAACAAATATTTCTCAATTACGTAGATTTAGTTATTACGAGAAAAAAGATCCCAATAATCTAATCAGACTGTTTCTATTGGTACTCATTAAAGTATTTGAGAAGCCCCTGAAGTTTTTCCAGAACTCAACAGCCTTCACACAAAATCCTTGGAACTATAAACATTGAACTATTAGAAAAAGATTTCCAGTGCTGCTTAAATGAGGTCCTACAGTTATATTATCAAACTATAAGAGAAACCGAGAAAATGCTCTCCTGAAATCCAATAAAAATTTCACACCCTTCAAGCAAAATATTTTTGTTGTATTAATGAAACCACAAGAAGAAGAGCTCCCGTTGGGTCATCGATTTGGTGGGAGTAGTTCTACTCCAAATCATACCCATTCAACAAAATCATCCAATTATGTACATTAAATCCAATAAATAGATCCAACTGACATACAACAACTAAAAACCAATACCCTCATAAACTAACCCTCTTCTACATTGCAATATAAGAAGAAGAGCTCTCTATGTTGTCCCATATAGCCcattaaaattaaaacaaaaggaCCATTTTGTAAAGTCATTAAGCCATggaatgaagaagaaaaagaagtctcACAGGCCAATAACAAGATTCTCAGAAGAACAGGTGATCATAGCCCAGCTACAAGGATCCACAGAGTATTCATCCCAGTTGTTCAAAGCCCCATGCGGATCGTTCAAACTTCTTCTGATAGCTATCAAAGCCTCCACTAAGAAACAAACAATCCAAAGAAAAACCATTACTAAAACTAATAAGATATTAAAAAAGAGAGAACACGCGCAGAGAGAAGTGTTGGTTGGAATATGAACACTCTCCTACCTTCCATGTTGACGGGctcgaaggagagagagaaggaggcgaAGAAAAGCAAGAAGACATGGAGTTCTAAGAGGAACCAGAGCGTAGAAGGAGCCATTAGAGCAGCAGGGAGATAGAGAGAAGAGAGCAGACATGGAAGCTTTTGGGTGTTTGTTATAGCCGAGGAGAGAGAGCGTGGGTTCAATGATGGTGATGGGAATGACGTCCGATGATGATGAGGTACACCTATTATGTACACTGGACGGCTGTGATGATGGTGATGGGGGGCGTGGTCCATGATGAGGGCATAACATGGGGATAAAGAAGGGGAGGCATGGGTCATAGGGGAGGACAGAGAGTACAGGGAAATTCGAGATCAGGGGACTGATTCGGGTGTCAGAGAGGGCCCAGaagtttagagagagaaagagagggggagTTGGCGAGGCCAGCGCTCAGCAGTACTCGCTCTCAAAGTGTGCCCACACTCATTCCATGGGCTTGGAAGGGAGGAAAAGTGGAAGGAAAGAAGGGAAATAAagggaaagaggaaaagaaaacaagggGTCCGCTTTTctattgtttattttttaggTTTCTTTGGATAAAGGTGAAAAGAAAGATGGCTTCTGTTGTTGGGTAGGAGTGGCATTGTGTGGTTAATCCTATTACCATTGTTATGGACTTTGTGCTTTTAATTGGATGGATCAATAACTTGGCAATAACAGGCATAGGTTTTTAGGTGGTTATCCTTGGGTCTTGCTTACTTTTGCCTATGCCTCTCTCCTCATGCATTGGACTCATTGCACTGGAAAGCTGGTTATTATATGTGGGAGAGTGCTCCTATTTAGACCCTGCTCAGGGTTTAGTTTGAGGCAAATTGTTGGACTTAGAGACATTTGCAATGAAGGGCTGATGCAAGTAGATTTCTTTGCTGGTTCTCTGCAATTTAAATCCTCCCACTCTCCATGATCTCAAAGTCGCTATTATATTGAATGAAACTCCAAAATGGAGCCTCTATATTTGCTATTTTGCTTCCAATACGAGACACCAAGGAAATGTTATGTTTAGTAATTAGTTCACACTTCAATTCTTCGTAAGCTTCGATCAATTTGATTCATTCCCTATCCATGTATTGCATATTTGCATGCTTTTCTAAGtttgtattttcttttttttttctgtttctttgtGGTGTTTTTTAACATCCCCGTGTTATGAAGTAATTCACATACTTTGGCTATATGCCTTTTTTCTCTAATTTGTCTTCCTCAAACTGTATGGAGTCATTGTGTAAAGTTGCCCCCCTTGCATGGAACATTCTCGCTTGAGCTTCATGCTCCTATTGCGATGCATGCACTGTTATTGAAGCTCGATATGGAACAAACCTATGACTGTAAGAGTTGGCGATTCTTTACACACACTTTGGAGAGCTTTGATTTTTATGAGATATGGATCAAATGGGCATCGGTTGTGTGCAGGCTCCTTTCTTTGCTATCCTTGTGAATGACACGCCTATGCCCTTCTTCGACTCTGCCATCGGGCTTCGTCGAGGTTGTCCACTCCCTTTctatctttttattatttgcaCTGATGCCTTGTCCAGAGCCTTCCAGGAGGCTTCTTTGACACGGGTAATTGAGGCCTACAGGCCAGTTCCATCATCCGCCCCAATTTtacacctttttttttggtgatgaCTATATGCTCCTTGTTCGGGCTACAAGGCAGAATGCTTGAATGATATGGAGCATCATGAAGGCTTACTACTTTGCATCTGGATAGGAGGTTAACTTGACTAAGTCAGCCATCTATTTTAGTCCGAAGA includes:
- the LOC120105624 gene encoding probable LRR receptor-like serine/threonine-protein kinase At2g23950, translated to MAPSTLWFLLELHVFLLFFASFSLSFEPVNMEVEALIAIRRSLNDPHGALNNWDEYSVDPCSWAMITCSSENLVIGLGAPSQGLSGTLSGRIGNLTNLQQVLLQNNNLTGELPAELGQLRKLQTLDLSNNHFSGKVPGSLGRLALLRYLRLNNNSLSGAFPVSLSRIPQLSFLDLSYNNLSGRPVSLFPARTFNVVGNPLICGSGSIEECSRTPTAVPLPFLLESSRKRSKAQKLAVAIGTSFGASSFLLCIFLLLWWRKTKKDRSNLGLKEREREGAVVVGLGNLRLFGLRELQAATENFSGRNLLGKGGFGHVYRGRLADGTMVAVKRLNDAGAAGETQFRTEVEMISLAVHRNLLRLLGYCATAAGERLLVYPFMPNGSVASRLRGKPPLEWNTRKRIALGAARGLLYLHEQCDPKIIHRDVKAANVLLDDCCEAVVGDFGLAKLLDHGDSHVTTAVRGTVGHIAPEYLSTGQSSDKTDVFGFGILLLELVTGQRALEFGKGPNQKGAMLDWVRKVHQEKKLDLLVDRDLGSNYDRIELGEMVLVALLCTQFLPSHRPKMSEVLRMLEGDGLADKWEASNTLPMHHDAPGAHHQSDSNALFVMNSDDNGGSSDDDDDDNHSLDVVEEMELSGPR